In one window of Campylobacter hepaticus DNA:
- a CDS encoding HrcA family transcriptional regulator has product MMKSQNKKDLILDSIIQTYLLDNAPIGSNELNLNLCIPASTIRVYLKRLSDEGLITQLHISSGRIPTILTMQNYWQSFWEGEQNKDIYIKNEDCLKELSKEFEIYCLVYGGRSLVLTEVLELNTKFIILDFKEEELVLKYEKEAWNFLQSLVGLDLFSIENIALKVHFIELIEKIANLRQGLIYYRTNEERAYQIYQNDEFVKLLDCRVHHCFKDSLEFEPLFKEGFMGLKMDAEFLGEDVNIILAGSVYTDYKKILQYLKEAA; this is encoded by the coding sequence GTGATGAAAAGCCAAAATAAAAAGGATTTGATTTTAGATTCTATCATTCAAACTTATCTTTTGGATAATGCTCCTATTGGATCTAATGAACTTAATTTAAATCTTTGTATTCCTGCATCAACTATACGTGTTTATCTTAAAAGACTTAGTGATGAAGGCTTAATCACTCAACTTCATATAAGTAGTGGTAGAATTCCTACTATTTTAACAATGCAAAATTATTGGCAGAGTTTTTGGGAGGGTGAACAAAATAAAGATATTTATATAAAAAATGAAGATTGTTTAAAAGAACTTAGTAAAGAATTCGAAATTTATTGTCTTGTTTATGGAGGTAGAAGTTTAGTGCTTACAGAAGTACTTGAACTTAATACTAAATTTATAATACTCGATTTTAAAGAAGAAGAACTTGTTTTAAAATATGAGAAAGAAGCTTGGAATTTTTTGCAAAGTCTTGTAGGACTTGATCTTTTTAGTATAGAAAATATAGCTTTGAAAGTTCATTTTATAGAGCTTATAGAAAAAATAGCTAATTTAAGACAAGGTTTGATTTATTATAGAACTAATGAAGAAAGAGCTTATCAAATTTATCAAAATGATGAATTTGTTAAGCTCTTAGATTGTAGAGTTCATCATTGTTTTAAGGATAGTCTTGAATTTGAACCTTTATTTAAGGAGGGCTTTATGGGACTTAAGATGGATGCGGAATTTTTGGGCGAAGATGTAAATATTATCTTAGCAGGTAGTGTTTATACTGATTATAAAAAGATATTACAGTATTTAAAGGAGGCAGCATGA